Proteins encoded together in one Chelonoidis abingdonii isolate Lonesome George chromosome 1, CheloAbing_2.0, whole genome shotgun sequence window:
- the TMEM39A gene encoding transmembrane protein 39A isoform X3 has product MALIMACLVFMLCSLVLCWTLVNLFCSHSVLNLLFLGYPFGVYVPLCCFHQDSRAQPLPTDCSYLVQDQMVDDGTLGIGSLVKPKDFFSLLWECLKEQFNNPTTIPTHSCPLSPDLIRNEVECLKADFNRRMKEVLFNSLFSAYYVAFLPLCFVKSTQYYDMRWSCEHLIMVWINAFVMLTTQLLPPKYCDVLHRSAAHLGKWQKLEHGSYSNAPQHIWSESTIWPQGVLVRHSRCLYKAVGPYNVAVPSDVSHARFYFLFHRPLRLLNLLILIEGCVVCYQLYSLLRSEKWNHTLSMALILFCNYYVLFKLLRDRIVLGRAYSYPLNSYGLKAH; this is encoded by the exons ATGGCACTGATTATGGCGTGCCTGGTGTTTATGCTGTGCAGTTTGGTACTTTGCTGGACTCTGGTCAATCTGTTCTGCAGCCATTCTGTGCTCAACCTCCTCTTCTTGGGCTACCC GTTCGGTGTCTACGTTCCCCTGTGCTGCTTCCACCAAGACAGCAGAGCGCAGCCCCTCCCAACCGACTGCAGCTACCTGGTGCAGGATCAGATGGTGGATGACGGGACGTTGGGCATTGGCAGCCTGGTGAAACCCAAAGACTTCTTCTCCCTCCTGTGGGAGTGCCTGAAAGAACAGTTCAATAATCCTACGACCATCCCAACCCACAGTTGCCCACTCTCCCCAGACCTCATCCGCAATGAGGTGGAGTGCCTAAAAGCGGACTTCAACCGCAGGATGAAGGAGGTTCTCTTCAACTCCCTCTTCAGTGCCTACTACGTGGCCTTCCTGCCACTGTGCTTCGTGAAG AGCACCCAGTACTACGACATGCGCTGGTCCTGCGAGCACCTCATCATGGTGTGGATCAACGCCTTCGTTATGCTCACCACGCAGCTGCTGCCCCCCAAGTACTGCGATGTGCTGCACAGATCGGCCGCCCACCTGGGCAAGTGGCAGAAGCTAGAACATGGCTCCTACAGCAACGCCCCACAGCACAT cTGGTCAGAAAGTACGATCTGGCCACAGGGCGTGCTGGTGCGACACAGTCGATGCCTGTACAAGGCAGTAGGGCCTTACAATGTAGCAGTGCCTTCAGATGTCTCCCACGCCCGCTTTTAT TTCCTCTTTCACCGTCCATTACGGCTGCTCAACCTGCTTATCCTCATCGAAGGCTGTGTCGTCTGCTACCAGCTGTACTCCCTGCTGCGCTCTGAGAAGTGGAACCACACCCTCTCCATGGCCCTCATCCTCTTCTGCAACTACTATGTCTTATTTAAGCTCCTTCGGGACCGGATAGTATTGGGCAGGGCCTACTCTTACCCGCTCAACAGCTATGGACTCAAGGCACATTAA